The proteins below come from a single Ailuropoda melanoleuca isolate Jingjing chromosome 1, ASM200744v2, whole genome shotgun sequence genomic window:
- the LOC100479380 gene encoding 40S ribosomal protein S4-like, with product MLDKLTSVFGHHPSTCPHKLRACLPLILLLRNGLQYALTGDEVKKICIHHLNKIDGKVRTDMTYPAGFMNVISTDKTGENFHLINDTNSHFGVHWITPEEAKYKLYKMRKTFVGTKGIPHLVTHDTCTICYPDPLIKVDDTIQIDLEGGKITDFIKYGNLCMVTGGANLGRIDVLTNRERHLGSFDVVHMKLANGNNFATWLSNILCFFNHQRK from the coding sequence ATGCTGGATAAACTGACTAGTGTGTTTGGCCATCATCCATCTACTTGTCCCCATAAGCTGAGAGCATGTCTCCCTCTCATCCTTTTGCTAAGGAACGGACTTCAGTATGCCCTAACAGGAGATGAAGTAAAGAAGATCTGTATACACCATCTCAACAAGATTGATGGCAAGGTCCGAACTGATATGACGTATCCTGCTGGTTTTATGAATGTCATCAGTACTGACAAGACTGGAGAGAATTTCCATCTGATCAATGACACCAACAGTCACTTTGGTGTTCATTGGATTACACCTGAGGAGGCCAAGTATAAGTTGTACAAAATGAGAAAGACCTTTGTGGGGACAAAAGGAATCCCTCATTTGGTGACCCATGATACTTGCACCATCTGCTATCCTGATCCCCTCATCAAGGTGGATGATACCATTCAGATTGATTTGGAGGGTGGAAAGATTACTGATTTCATCAAATATGGTAATCTGTGTATGGTGACTGGAGGTGCCAACCTGGGAAGAATTGATGTGCTCaccaacagagagagacaccttGGTTCTTTTGACGTAGTTCACATGAAACTTGCCAATGGCAACAACTTTGCCACCTGGCTCTccaacattttgtgtttttttaatcatcaaaGGAAATAA